A genomic region of Bacteroidota bacterium contains the following coding sequences:
- a CDS encoding P-II family nitrogen regulator produces MQFKLIMAFVKPNITDAVVDAVKEAGATGATIIPARGTGMHEAKSFFGLSIEAQTDIIVFLVEEHVVENLMKVIQLAGKFDKPGTGIAFVLPVEHIAGLDTQMKKFKDQARDKYF; encoded by the coding sequence ATGCAGTTTAAATTAATAATGGCCTTTGTCAAACCCAACATTACAGATGCTGTGGTTGACGCTGTGAAGGAAGCGGGAGCTACCGGAGCTACAATTATACCTGCCAGAGGCACAGGAATGCATGAAGCAAAGTCCTTTTTTGGACTAAGTATTGAGGCTCAAACAGATATTATTGTGTTTCTTGTGGAAGAACACGTTGTAGAAAACCTTATGAAAGTCATACAGTTGGCGGGCAAATTTGATAAGCCAGGTACAGGCATTGCATTTGTTTTACCAGTAGAACATATAGCGGGCTTAGATACTCAAATGAAGAAATTCAAGGATCAGGCTCGTGACAAGTATTTTTAG
- a CDS encoding CBS domain-containing protein has translation MDAKRSFQSAKDVMTKKIVFVDGMATAKEAVEIMRKEKVEALIVKKRHEQDAYAIVNVHDCIKGVIIPDKTSEEVNVFEIMTKPAICVQANMDVRYVASLLMKVGFRMAPVEENGEYIGMVSLSDLILDNLLF, from the coding sequence ATGGATGCAAAAAGAAGTTTTCAGAGTGCTAAGGATGTCATGACGAAAAAGATAGTTTTCGTAGATGGTATGGCTACTGCCAAGGAGGCGGTTGAAATAATGCGTAAAGAAAAGGTTGAAGCTTTAATCGTTAAAAAACGGCACGAGCAAGATGCCTATGCAATTGTGAACGTTCATGATTGTATTAAAGGTGTAATTATTCCTGACAAAACATCAGAGGAGGTTAATGTTTTTGAGATAATGACCAAGCCTGCTATATGCGTACAAGCTAATATGGACGTGCGCTACGTTGCAAGTTTGCTGATGAAGGTTGGTTTCAGGATGGCTCCAGTTGAAGAAAATGGGGAATACATAGGAATGGTTTCATTGTCCGATTTGATTTTAGACAACTTACTATTCTAA
- a CDS encoding DUF1538 domain-containing protein: MDMIPIIVVVVFFQLVVIQKPFPQIGEVIFGFLFVIVGLMLFVEGLKIGLFPIGESMAFALAKKGSLMWLMIFSFVLGFSTTIAEPALIAVAKEASIITSGAGLIESSQKTMDFYALGLRLTVAFSVGLAIVIGVLRILKGWPLYYLIIGGYILVMLMTIIAPKEIIGLAYDAGGVTTSTITVPLVTALGVGLATVIKGRSPLTDGFGLIAFASLLPMIFVMAYGLFWF; the protein is encoded by the coding sequence ATGGATATGATTCCGATAATAGTGGTAGTTGTTTTTTTTCAGCTTGTTGTTATTCAAAAGCCATTTCCTCAAATTGGAGAAGTAATATTCGGTTTCCTGTTTGTAATAGTGGGGTTGATGCTATTCGTAGAAGGCTTGAAGATTGGTTTATTTCCAATTGGTGAGTCGATGGCTTTCGCACTTGCAAAAAAAGGAAGCCTTATGTGGCTAATGATTTTTTCCTTTGTTCTTGGTTTCTCTACAACGATTGCAGAACCTGCCTTAATTGCAGTGGCAAAGGAGGCTTCAATAATAACTTCTGGTGCTGGCTTAATTGAAAGCAGTCAAAAAACTATGGATTTTTATGCTTTAGGATTGCGATTGACTGTGGCTTTTTCAGTTGGCTTAGCTATCGTTATTGGAGTATTAAGGATTCTTAAGGGCTGGCCTTTATACTATTTAATCATCGGTGGATATATTTTGGTTATGTTGATGACCATAATAGCCCCAAAAGAGATTATTGGTCTGGCATACGATGCAGGAGGAGTTACTACCTCTACGATTACTGTTCCATTAGTAACGGCTTTAGGGGTTGGGCTTGCTACTGTGATCAAAGGAAGAAGCCCGTTAACAGATGGTTTTGGCCTGATTGCATTTGCTTCGCTTCTACCAATGATTTTTGTGATGGCATATGGCTTATTTTGGTTTTAA
- a CDS encoding DUF1538 domain-containing protein: MLDFLMDFVLVLLSTLRDVLPILIVIIFFQIVVLKQSIPHLKKVIFGGVLVVFGLAFFLVGLEKALFPVGKIMATQLSDPAFIGISSGEPSKWWSYYWIYIFAALIGFSTTIAEPSLIAVAIKADEVSAGTISQKGLRVTVALGVAFALALGTFRIVTGTSLFIYIMVGYLIVIVQTFFTPKRLIALAYDSGGVTTSTVTVPLVAALGLGLSSTVPGRNPAIDGFGLIAFASLFPIITVLGYAQFMELKSRLLNIKINKDAV; encoded by the coding sequence ATGTTGGATTTTTTGATGGATTTTGTTTTGGTATTGCTTTCAACACTGCGAGATGTATTGCCTATTTTAATAGTGATCATTTTTTTTCAAATTGTAGTACTAAAACAATCCATACCCCATCTTAAAAAAGTGATTTTTGGAGGGGTTTTAGTCGTTTTTGGACTTGCATTTTTTTTGGTGGGACTAGAAAAAGCACTTTTCCCTGTTGGAAAGATCATGGCAACTCAATTATCTGATCCAGCCTTTATCGGAATCTCATCAGGTGAACCATCAAAATGGTGGTCATATTACTGGATTTACATTTTTGCAGCATTAATAGGTTTTTCTACTACTATTGCTGAACCCTCACTTATTGCTGTTGCAATAAAAGCCGATGAGGTTTCTGCTGGAACAATAAGTCAAAAGGGACTTCGTGTTACAGTAGCGCTTGGAGTAGCTTTTGCATTGGCGCTAGGAACATTCAGAATTGTTACAGGAACATCCTTATTTATCTACATCATGGTAGGATATCTTATTGTAATCGTTCAGACTTTTTTTACGCCTAAAAGACTAATTGCCTTAGCCTATGATTCAGGAGGAGTTACTACTTCAACTGTGACTGTTCCGCTGGTAGCTGCACTCGGATTAGGACTATCAAGCACAGTACCAGGCAGAAACCCTGCGATTGATGGATTTGGGCTCATCGCATTTGCCAGCTTATTCCCAATTATTACAGTTTTGGGATATGCACAATTCATGGAATTGAAATCACGATTGTTAAATATAAAAATTAATAAAGATGCAGTTTAA